Proteins encoded by one window of Aphis gossypii isolate Hap1 chromosome X, ASM2018417v2, whole genome shotgun sequence:
- the LOC114128057 gene encoding probable protein phosphatase CG10417 isoform X1, with the protein MGSYLNKPKTDKESEDMENDLLMCGVSSMQGWREKQEDAHVCLVDFDDDMSLFGVFDGHGGAEVAQYAVEMLPSLIKNELFEKGDYEKALVKAFMDFDDSLIDTPVLKRLRTLRLKNGKTEESGEKIVTWILNFFDNGDVDEKKLVETELAGKDSGCTAVVALLVKNKLYVANAGDSRCVVSIDGKAHAMSKDHKPRDKSELKRILAAGGRVSSDGRINHGLNMSRALGDHMYKTNSLFPNTKQMITALPDVQIIDLKPENGDFIVLACDGIWNSLCSQKAVDFILNRIHCPDIKLSSICEELFEVCLAPDTPNAGVGCDNMTCIIVKFKHHQKRSLTDSTEDESDLVIECKKPKLDVIAPESVE; encoded by the exons ATGGGTTCGTATCTGAATAAACCGAAAACCGACAAGGAATCGGAGGACATGGAAAACGACCTACTCATGTGTGGTGTCAGTTCGATGCAGGGCTGGCGCGAGAAACAAGAG GACGCCCACGTCTGTTTGGTGGACTTTGATGATGACATGTCGCTTTTTGGAGTATTTGATGGACATGGTGGCGCTGAAGTAGCACAGTATGCCGTTGAGATGTTGCCAtcactaattaaaaatgaactatTCGAAAAAGGCGATTATGAAAAAGCATTAGTCAAAGCTTTCATGGATTTTGACGACAGTCTAATTGATACACCTGTATTGAAAAGGTTGAGAACTCTTCGATTGAAAAATGGCAAAACAGAAGAAAGTG ggGAGAAAATTGTAACATggattctaaatttttttg atAATGGCGATgtagatgaaaaaaaacttgttgAAACGGAATtg gCTGGAAAAGACAGTGGCTGTACAGCAGTTGTAGCtttgttagtaaaaaataagctTTATGTGGCTAATGCTGGGGATTCAAGATGTGTGGTGTCTATTGATGGAAAAGCCCATGCTATGTCAAAAGATCATAAACCTAGAGATAAATCCGAGTTAAAAAGGATTCTTGCTGCTGGTGGAAGAGTTTCAAGTGATGGACGAATCAACCATGGTCTTAATATGTCTCGAGCTTTAG gtgATCATATGTACAAGACAAATAGTTTATTTCCAAATACCAAGCAAATGATTACTGCTCTACCTGATGTACAAATCATTGACTTGAAACCAGAAAATGGTGATTTCATAGTTTTAGCATGTGATGGAATTTGGAATTCATTGTGCAGTCAGAAAGcggttgattttatattaaatcgtaTCCATTGTCCAGACATCAAATTATCATCAATATGCGAAGAA TTGTTTGAAGTTTGTTTGGCTCCTGATACACCAAATGCTGGAGTTGGCTGTGATAATATGACTTGTATCATTGTGAAATTCAAACATCATCAAAAACGTTCACTCACGGATAGTACGGAAGATGAATCTGATCTCGTTATCGAATGTAAGAAACCTAAATTGGATGTGATAGCACCTGAATCtgtagaataa
- the LOC114119011 gene encoding vacuolar protein sorting-associated protein 26C isoform X1, with protein MALNLDIQLKRSNKVYREGDTIAGVVIIDTPTDIKHEGVFMTIEGTVDLQISTQNVGAFDAFYNSVKPVQLMMCSLEIARAGRFPSGTTEIPFEAPVIPLLNKVLYESYHGVFINVQYLLKAVIKRNFLNKDIHKTLEFVVENTPCLNVLSSKVDKFVINQNTLANVNDSSIIPKFHIVGSIDSVLCSIMQPFTGEVKIEHSDIPIKSIDVQLVRVETCGCAEGFSKDATEIQNIQIAEGNVSTGISIPIYMIFPRLFSCSTTKTANFKIEFEVNISVIFVDDHLVTENFPITLYR; from the exons ATGGCGTTAAACTTGGATATACAACTGAAGCGGTCGAACAAGGTGTATCGCGAAGGC GACACGATTGCCGGGGTGGTGATCATCGACACGCCAACGGACATCAAACACGAAGGCGTTTTCATGACCATTGAGGGCACAGTCGATCTGCAGATCAGCACTCAAAATGTAGGCGCTTTCGACGCTTTTTACAATTCTGTCAAG CCGGTGCAATTGATGATGTGCTCTTTGGAAATAGCCCGCGCCGGCCGGTTTCCAAGCGGTACCACTGAGATACCATTTGAAGCGCCTGTCATTCCGCTCTTAAACAAAGTGCTATACGAGTCCTATCATGGCGTGTTCATTAATGTACAGTATTTGCTGAAAGCTGTTATTAAAAGGAATTTCCTGAACAAGGACATTCACAAAACACTTGAGTTTGTTGTCGAAAACACT CCATGTTTAAATGTGTTGTCATCTAAGGTAGACAAGTTTgtgataaatcaaaatactttggCTAATGTTAATGATAGTTCCATTATACCAAAGTTTCACATTGTTGGTTCAATTGACTCAGTTCTTTGTTCAATTATGCAGCCATTTACAGGAGAA GTTAAAATTGAACATTCCGATATCCCCATTAAATCAATAGATGTACAATTGGTGCGCGTTGAGACTTGTGGTTGTGCCGAAGGTTTCTCAAAAGAtg cCACTGAAATTCAAAACATTCAAATTGCTGAAGGAAATGTATCAACGGGTATCTCAATTccaatttatatgatatttccAAGGCTGTTTTCTTGTTCCACCACAAAAACagcaaatttcaaaatag
- the LOC114128057 gene encoding probable protein phosphatase CG10417 isoform X2 — MGSYLNKPKTDKESEDMENDLLMCGVSSMQGWREKQEDAHVCLVDFDDDMSLFGVFDGHGGAEVAQYAVEMLPSLIKNELFEKGDYEKALVKAFMDFDDSLIDTPVLKRLRTLRLKNGKTEESDNGDVDEKKLVETELAGKDSGCTAVVALLVKNKLYVANAGDSRCVVSIDGKAHAMSKDHKPRDKSELKRILAAGGRVSSDGRINHGLNMSRALGDHMYKTNSLFPNTKQMITALPDVQIIDLKPENGDFIVLACDGIWNSLCSQKAVDFILNRIHCPDIKLSSICEELFEVCLAPDTPNAGVGCDNMTCIIVKFKHHQKRSLTDSTEDESDLVIECKKPKLDVIAPESVE, encoded by the exons ATGGGTTCGTATCTGAATAAACCGAAAACCGACAAGGAATCGGAGGACATGGAAAACGACCTACTCATGTGTGGTGTCAGTTCGATGCAGGGCTGGCGCGAGAAACAAGAG GACGCCCACGTCTGTTTGGTGGACTTTGATGATGACATGTCGCTTTTTGGAGTATTTGATGGACATGGTGGCGCTGAAGTAGCACAGTATGCCGTTGAGATGTTGCCAtcactaattaaaaatgaactatTCGAAAAAGGCGATTATGAAAAAGCATTAGTCAAAGCTTTCATGGATTTTGACGACAGTCTAATTGATACACCTGTATTGAAAAGGTTGAGAACTCTTCGATTGAAAAATGGCAAAACAGAAGAAAGTG atAATGGCGATgtagatgaaaaaaaacttgttgAAACGGAATtg gCTGGAAAAGACAGTGGCTGTACAGCAGTTGTAGCtttgttagtaaaaaataagctTTATGTGGCTAATGCTGGGGATTCAAGATGTGTGGTGTCTATTGATGGAAAAGCCCATGCTATGTCAAAAGATCATAAACCTAGAGATAAATCCGAGTTAAAAAGGATTCTTGCTGCTGGTGGAAGAGTTTCAAGTGATGGACGAATCAACCATGGTCTTAATATGTCTCGAGCTTTAG gtgATCATATGTACAAGACAAATAGTTTATTTCCAAATACCAAGCAAATGATTACTGCTCTACCTGATGTACAAATCATTGACTTGAAACCAGAAAATGGTGATTTCATAGTTTTAGCATGTGATGGAATTTGGAATTCATTGTGCAGTCAGAAAGcggttgattttatattaaatcgtaTCCATTGTCCAGACATCAAATTATCATCAATATGCGAAGAA TTGTTTGAAGTTTGTTTGGCTCCTGATACACCAAATGCTGGAGTTGGCTGTGATAATATGACTTGTATCATTGTGAAATTCAAACATCATCAAAAACGTTCACTCACGGATAGTACGGAAGATGAATCTGATCTCGTTATCGAATGTAAGAAACCTAAATTGGATGTGATAGCACCTGAATCtgtagaataa